In Mongoliitalea daihaiensis, one DNA window encodes the following:
- a CDS encoding TonB-dependent receptor domain-containing protein, with amino-acid sequence MFSIPIRWIMALLLSFSFIYTTFAQTIQLLDRQTLVPIIGLTYHYADQSGVSDELGNITLRFQKGESIHFSHVLYGKWSLKAPELQTALQQGRVLRTEQAYHLQQVTVISLKQTDEKDQRIMISDQERLHHDAGAILNQNPVVNGIRKSGAFAFDPVMRGFKYEQLNIVIDGLQSAIAACPNRMDPPTSQIALNRIKQVEILKGPHALRYGIGLGGTINFVQEDPNFSSPNGVYGRYSSMYEHNGNIWRHEGRVGLSGENHDIGIMGSWSAGTDYVDGEGNVVPANFRRGTVGMYGDFKVGRRDLVQVTVNRNFARDVDFPSLAMDLRSDDTWMGSLRHTRTFQQRNLLSWTSSIYLTKVDHLMDNLLRDLNPRMSNARVPAFTQNYGGRTEGLWKLGNGRIYAGADYRSESAQGIREREFLMGPMAGRVVLDNAWQDSQIQKLGTFVNYNLPLGAYMFSVSGRLDVNHAVGKDILPEFEQANRASQVTQLNPGISLGLKKDLTDELNMSVWLARVQRSGSLTERFINYFPVGMDPFELVGNAALKPETNNQLDFVVGYKKEKIQVEFNAFAAYLTDYITAERTELTPRIASAPGVRQFINIDRALKTGVELNLSQYLGWGLQQQFAFAYTYGQNLSLSEALPEIAPLDIRYALIGNHLDSKLHTALRLRHVTAQNRVSALFGEMTTPGFTLVDVDASYAITSQLALKVGAQNLLNLAYYEHLNRPIGSDRRPLFAPGRNFFVMVSMKFP; translated from the coding sequence ATGTTTTCAATACCAATTCGATGGATAATGGCTCTGCTGTTATCGTTTAGTTTCATTTACACAACGTTCGCCCAGACGATCCAATTACTCGATCGCCAAACCTTAGTCCCTATCATAGGATTGACCTATCACTATGCTGATCAATCCGGTGTTTCAGATGAACTTGGTAATATCACCCTTCGCTTTCAAAAAGGAGAGTCCATTCATTTCAGTCACGTTTTATATGGTAAATGGAGCTTAAAAGCCCCAGAACTCCAAACCGCTTTGCAGCAGGGAAGGGTTTTACGGACGGAACAGGCCTATCATTTGCAACAGGTCACCGTCATTTCTTTAAAACAAACGGATGAAAAAGATCAGCGGATCATGATATCGGATCAAGAGCGCTTACACCACGATGCAGGAGCTATTTTAAATCAAAACCCTGTTGTTAACGGGATTCGTAAAAGTGGGGCTTTTGCTTTTGATCCCGTCATGCGAGGATTTAAGTATGAGCAATTAAATATTGTCATTGATGGTCTTCAGTCTGCTATTGCGGCCTGTCCCAATCGCATGGACCCGCCAACATCCCAAATTGCCTTAAACCGGATCAAGCAAGTAGAAATCCTCAAGGGGCCACATGCCTTGCGCTACGGCATTGGGTTGGGCGGAACGATCAACTTTGTACAGGAGGATCCTAATTTTTCTTCCCCCAATGGAGTGTATGGTCGGTATTCAAGTATGTACGAGCATAACGGGAATATTTGGAGACATGAGGGAAGAGTAGGCTTGTCAGGGGAGAATCATGACATCGGTATCATGGGTTCTTGGTCCGCAGGAACTGATTATGTAGATGGTGAGGGCAATGTTGTACCAGCTAATTTCAGAAGAGGAACAGTCGGAATGTATGGGGATTTCAAAGTGGGTAGAAGGGATTTGGTTCAAGTGACAGTCAATAGAAACTTTGCCAGAGACGTTGATTTCCCAAGTTTAGCAATGGATTTACGTTCCGATGATACTTGGATGGGTTCGTTGAGACATACACGCACTTTTCAGCAACGTAATTTATTATCATGGACATCCTCAATTTACCTAACCAAAGTTGACCACCTGATGGATAACTTGTTGAGAGATTTAAATCCTAGAATGAGCAATGCAAGAGTACCAGCCTTTACTCAGAATTATGGTGGGCGTACAGAAGGTTTGTGGAAATTGGGAAATGGCCGAATATATGCGGGGGCAGATTATCGCTCTGAGTCTGCACAAGGAATCCGGGAACGGGAATTTTTGATGGGGCCCATGGCTGGAAGAGTTGTATTGGATAATGCTTGGCAGGATTCACAAATCCAAAAATTAGGAACTTTTGTGAATTATAATTTGCCATTAGGTGCGTACATGTTTTCTGTAAGTGGGCGTTTGGATGTTAATCACGCCGTAGGGAAGGATATTCTGCCTGAATTCGAGCAGGCAAATAGGGCTAGCCAAGTGACTCAATTGAACCCAGGTATTTCTTTGGGGCTCAAGAAAGACTTGACAGATGAGCTTAACATGAGTGTATGGTTGGCTAGGGTGCAACGAAGCGGTAGTTTGACCGAGCGATTTATCAATTACTTTCCAGTGGGCATGGACCCTTTTGAGCTGGTTGGGAATGCAGCACTCAAACCTGAAACCAACAATCAGTTAGATTTTGTAGTAGGCTACAAGAAAGAAAAAATTCAGGTGGAGTTCAATGCCTTTGCTGCCTACTTAACCGATTATATCACAGCAGAGCGAACGGAATTGACTCCGAGAATAGCCTCTGCTCCTGGAGTTAGGCAATTTATCAACATCGATAGAGCATTGAAAACAGGAGTAGAACTTAACCTGAGTCAATATCTGGGTTGGGGCTTGCAACAGCAGTTTGCTTTTGCTTATACTTATGGTCAAAATCTTAGCCTCTCAGAAGCACTACCAGAAATTGCACCGTTGGACATTCGATATGCTTTGATTGGAAATCATTTGGATAGTAAGCTGCATACAGCGCTCCGATTACGGCATGTGACCGCACAAAACAGAGTTTCAGCACTCTTTGGTGAAATGACTACTCCTGGGTTTACGTTAGTAGATGTGGATGCATCGTACGCAATTACGTCTCAATTAGCATTGAAAGTTGGTGCTCAAAATTTACTCAATCTAGCTTATTACGAACATTTAAACCGTCCTATTGGATCCGACAGGAGACCCTTGTTTGCTCCGGGAAGGAATTTCTTTGTGATGGTGAGTATGAAGTTTCCTTAA
- a CDS encoding aminotransferase class V-fold PLP-dependent enzyme produces MNHYKQLFQLPEAIHYLNAAYMSPLLRSVEEAGYQALIKKRNPTQIKPVDFFTTAARVKGLFAQLVQASTQQIAIIPSASYGLMTAIKNLPTNQGSKVLVVSDEFPSGYYTAERWCLEHGQSIAVVPAPEVHSERGALWNQQILAAIDDSCTAIVISTIHWADGTIFDLETIGEACQKHNCHFIVDGTQSVGAMPIDVNTCRIDALVCAGYKWMMGPYASGLAYYSKKYNHGKPLEESWMNRANAENFAALTNYTSEYSEGAGRFNMGEFSSFNLMPMLEAALIQLLEWTPEMITAYVDELAKPLIAFCKANGFWVEEEDYRAKHLFSIGLPSGIERTDLLKALEEAQVYVSVRGEGIRVSLHLFNTQEDIQAFIDVLSKSL; encoded by the coding sequence ATGAACCACTACAAGCAGCTCTTTCAATTACCGGAAGCTATTCATTACCTCAATGCCGCCTACATGTCTCCTTTACTCCGTTCGGTTGAAGAGGCGGGATATCAGGCCTTGATAAAAAAACGCAATCCTACGCAAATCAAACCGGTCGATTTTTTTACAACTGCTGCTCGCGTAAAAGGGCTATTTGCTCAGTTGGTTCAAGCTTCAACTCAACAAATTGCTATTATTCCTTCGGCGAGTTATGGTTTGATGACTGCTATTAAAAACCTCCCTACCAATCAGGGAAGCAAGGTTTTGGTTGTTTCGGATGAGTTTCCAAGTGGCTATTATACTGCGGAGCGCTGGTGTTTGGAACATGGGCAAAGCATAGCAGTGGTTCCTGCTCCTGAGGTTCACAGTGAAAGAGGTGCGCTTTGGAATCAACAAATTTTAGCAGCTATTGATGATTCCTGCACGGCGATTGTGATTTCAACCATTCACTGGGCGGATGGGACTATTTTTGATTTGGAAACAATAGGAGAGGCTTGTCAAAAACATAATTGTCACTTCATAGTCGATGGAACACAATCGGTGGGTGCCATGCCCATAGATGTAAATACATGCAGGATTGATGCCTTGGTCTGTGCAGGGTACAAATGGATGATGGGGCCTTATGCAAGTGGCTTGGCTTACTATTCTAAAAAATATAATCACGGAAAACCCTTGGAAGAATCATGGATGAACCGTGCCAATGCAGAAAACTTTGCTGCTTTAACCAATTACACTTCTGAGTACTCTGAAGGTGCGGGACGTTTCAATATGGGGGAATTCAGTAGTTTTAACCTGATGCCCATGTTGGAAGCAGCACTGATCCAATTGTTGGAATGGACTCCTGAAATGATCACGGCTTATGTGGATGAGTTAGCCAAACCCTTGATTGCCTTCTGTAAAGCTAATGGCTTTTGGGTAGAGGAAGAGGATTATCGTGCCAAGCATCTGTTTTCTATTGGCTTACCAAGTGGGATTGAGCGCACGGATCTTTTGAAAGCCTTGGAAGAGGCACAAGTCTATGTTTCAGTTAGGGGAGAAGGGATTCGTGTTTCCCTACACCTTTTCAATACCCAAGAGGATATCCAAGCATTCATCGACGTACTTAGTAAATCATTATAG
- a CDS encoding M14 family zinc carboxypeptidase, translating into MLRKILSLAFIFCLYTSLFAQQQLDERYNQLIKDFTTDARFLPEKLLNVVDHPTIPSPLKHFGHIIGAEGHVHRTEEIFGYYKKLAETSPMIHMQEMGKSEEGRSFYLVIIADEKSIERLEHYKTQTARLADARITSPEQARAIIQDSKPIYYVSGGMHATEMGSPEMMMELAYRLVTSSEDEIRQIRENVITVINPIMEPDGWDKQVDWYYRYTKGREKFDDGFPRSTPYWGKYVFHDNNRDGLQISQAITKSIFKGFFEFHPTVMLDLHESVPLLYISTGTGPYNDYVDPITQSEWQVMGNHDVAAVASQGMPGAFTWAFYDGWWPGYGIWVANNHNSNGRFYETYGNAGADTYLRDLSTSRYAGDLATSKEWYRPDPATPQVFWSFRNNINYTQVGVIASLSYAANNGKLLLENFYKKGYNSLQKGKTEGPKAYSIAKAQRDPSMAAYLAGQLIAQGIEMHENDTHYIALTEQPYRNLLVSLMTPTAYPKDAKFPPYDAIAWTLPNLYGVEVEAHEELKMNPAELKRVEDGVRYEGTVSGDANSYLIPYHAQANVLPALYAIKASARNSEFFVLPNSTDIKGELYPAGTVLIRKISPSIAKQVAQEFGLDLVPEPLTIMSAALRTIQLPRIAIYHTWFNTQDEGWSRYTFDTKKIPYSSIDKEDLKAGNLRAKYDVILVPRVRGNAKNFIHGVDSKFGPMPYTKTTDFPSHGFPSSTSDMTGGPGFVGMEHLRKFVEEGGMLVTLENSSAIMAEAGLIPELSPVSTPSLFHPGSIVRGKARNSIHPILYGFPEDFDLFRGNGPLLQTDKYNRQYMVAQYGYGQLKDEVPYEGPILGMPSVEKVAKEDKTATKNPSYVVSGMVRNEQEIIGHGAIFHVPLGKGSIVAFTFDPLHRYLNLHQAPMVWNAMMHWNYR; encoded by the coding sequence ATGCTACGAAAAATACTTTCCCTTGCATTTATTTTTTGTCTCTATACGTCGCTTTTTGCCCAGCAGCAGCTAGACGAACGATATAATCAACTCATCAAAGATTTCACAACCGATGCCCGATTTCTGCCCGAGAAGCTATTGAATGTGGTGGACCATCCTACGATTCCTTCTCCATTGAAACATTTTGGACATATCATCGGAGCAGAAGGTCATGTGCACCGGACAGAGGAGATTTTTGGCTATTACAAAAAATTGGCAGAAACCTCTCCCATGATTCATATGCAGGAAATGGGTAAATCCGAGGAGGGGAGATCGTTTTACTTGGTCATCATTGCAGATGAGAAAAGTATAGAACGATTGGAGCATTACAAAACACAAACAGCCCGATTGGCTGATGCTCGAATAACCAGTCCTGAACAAGCTCGCGCTATCATTCAAGACAGCAAACCCATCTATTATGTATCTGGAGGAATGCATGCGACGGAAATGGGTTCCCCAGAAATGATGATGGAACTGGCCTATCGCTTGGTGACTTCTTCGGAAGATGAAATCCGCCAGATTCGGGAAAATGTCATTACCGTAATCAACCCGATTATGGAGCCCGACGGTTGGGATAAGCAGGTGGATTGGTATTACAGATATACCAAAGGTCGGGAAAAGTTTGATGATGGATTTCCACGCTCTACGCCTTATTGGGGTAAATATGTATTTCACGACAACAACCGAGATGGCTTACAAATCTCTCAAGCCATCACCAAAAGTATATTCAAAGGATTTTTTGAGTTTCATCCGACGGTAATGTTGGATTTGCATGAGTCTGTTCCATTGTTGTATATTTCCACAGGAACAGGTCCTTACAATGACTATGTAGACCCTATAACCCAAAGTGAATGGCAGGTCATGGGCAATCATGATGTGGCAGCAGTAGCTTCCCAAGGAATGCCGGGTGCCTTTACTTGGGCCTTTTACGATGGATGGTGGCCGGGTTACGGGATTTGGGTAGCCAATAATCACAATTCCAATGGGCGCTTTTATGAAACCTATGGCAATGCAGGTGCAGACACCTATTTGAGGGATTTGTCCACGTCCAGATATGCAGGAGATTTAGCGACTTCCAAAGAATGGTACAGACCTGACCCAGCGACTCCTCAGGTATTTTGGTCTTTCCGAAATAATATCAATTACACCCAAGTTGGGGTGATTGCTTCCTTGTCCTATGCGGCGAATAATGGCAAACTGCTGTTGGAAAACTTCTATAAGAAAGGCTACAACAGTCTTCAAAAAGGAAAAACAGAAGGCCCAAAAGCTTATTCCATTGCCAAAGCTCAGCGGGATCCTAGCATGGCGGCTTATTTGGCAGGTCAGCTAATTGCGCAAGGTATTGAGATGCATGAAAATGACACTCATTACATTGCCTTGACGGAACAGCCGTACCGGAACTTGTTGGTTTCACTGATGACCCCAACTGCCTATCCGAAAGATGCGAAATTTCCACCTTATGATGCGATTGCTTGGACTTTACCCAATTTGTATGGGGTGGAGGTAGAAGCGCATGAGGAATTGAAAATGAATCCTGCTGAATTGAAAAGAGTAGAGGATGGTGTACGCTACGAGGGTACAGTTTCTGGTGATGCTAACAGTTATCTAATTCCTTATCATGCGCAGGCGAATGTGTTGCCAGCTTTATATGCCATCAAGGCAAGTGCTAGGAATTCGGAGTTTTTTGTTTTGCCCAATAGTACAGATATCAAAGGTGAATTGTATCCAGCAGGGACAGTTCTGATCCGTAAAATCAGTCCCTCAATAGCCAAGCAAGTTGCTCAGGAGTTTGGGTTGGACTTGGTTCCTGAACCACTTACGATCATGAGTGCTGCCTTACGAACGATTCAATTGCCACGCATTGCCATCTACCATACGTGGTTTAATACGCAAGATGAAGGCTGGTCACGCTATACATTTGATACCAAAAAAATTCCATACAGCAGTATCGATAAAGAGGATTTGAAAGCTGGTAATTTACGTGCCAAATACGATGTGATTTTAGTGCCAAGAGTACGTGGGAATGCGAAAAACTTTATCCATGGAGTCGATAGTAAATTCGGTCCCATGCCTTATACCAAAACTACAGACTTTCCCTCTCATGGATTTCCTTCCAGTACTTCGGATATGACAGGTGGGCCTGGTTTTGTTGGGATGGAGCATTTGAGAAAGTTTGTAGAAGAGGGAGGCATGCTGGTAACCTTGGAAAACAGTTCAGCGATCATGGCAGAAGCTGGATTAATTCCAGAATTGTCTCCCGTAAGTACGCCTAGTTTATTTCACCCGGGGTCAATTGTCCGAGGGAAGGCTAGAAATTCCATCCATCCAATCTTGTATGGGTTTCCAGAGGATTTCGATTTATTCAGAGGAAACGGTCCGCTGTTACAAACCGATAAATACAACCGTCAGTACATGGTCGCTCAGTATGGCTATGGTCAGTTGAAAGATGAGGTTCCCTACGAAGGTCCGATTTTAGGTATGCCATCTGTAGAAAAAGTAGCAAAAGAAGACAAGACTGCGACCAAGAACCCTTCATATGTTGTCTCCGGGATGGTTCGCAACGAACAGGAAATCATTGGTCACGGTGCCATCTTCCATGTTCCTCTCGGCAAAGGTTCCATAGTAGCCTTCACCTTCGATCCCCTCCATCGATACCTCAACTTGCACCAAGCCCCGATGGTATGGAATGCGATGATGCACTGGAATTACAGGTAA
- a CDS encoding GxxExxY protein: MELHELTYEIKGSIYEVFKELGAGLYESIYEKALIIELKSRGLQVESQVQLPVFYKGDKLDLGYRLDLLVNDQVIIEIKSIEELHDVHKKQLLTYLKLSNKTVGYLVNFNAKKLVDRESLIRIVNGY, from the coding sequence ATGGAATTACATGAACTTACATATGAAATAAAGGGCTCCATTTACGAAGTTTTTAAAGAGCTTGGCGCAGGGCTATATGAGTCGATTTACGAAAAAGCTTTAATCATTGAATTAAAAAGCAGAGGTTTGCAAGTTGAATCTCAAGTACAACTTCCCGTATTTTATAAGGGAGATAAACTTGATTTGGGCTATAGACTTGATTTACTAGTAAATGACCAAGTGATTATAGAAATAAAGTCTATTGAAGAGTTACATGATGTTCATAAAAAGCAACTGCTTACTTATTTGAAGCTTTCAAATAAAACCGTTGGCTACTTAGTAAACTTTAACGCAAAAAAACTAGTAGACAGAGAATCCTTAATAAGAATAGTGAATGGCTATTAA